From Pseudanabaena sp. PCC 6802, one genomic window encodes:
- a CDS encoding secondary thiamine-phosphate synthase enzyme YjbQ: MPTFSKIVELETTAGISIHNLTSQIEEFVASTQISNGQAIVFSRHTTTALAINEYESRLLDDIKVYLNKLAPPGDRYLHNDLHLRIVPPDEPMNAHSHLMAMTLSTSEVIPIVGAKLALGTWQSVLFFDLDGPRRRTVLLQISGD; encoded by the coding sequence ATGCCAACATTTAGCAAAATTGTAGAATTAGAAACCACTGCAGGAATAAGCATCCATAATCTTACTTCCCAAATTGAGGAGTTTGTGGCATCGACCCAAATTAGCAACGGTCAAGCGATCGTGTTTTCGCGTCACACCACGACCGCATTGGCGATCAACGAGTACGAATCGCGACTGTTAGACGATATCAAGGTGTATCTCAACAAACTGGCTCCACCTGGCGATCGCTACTTGCATAACGATTTACACCTGCGGATAGTGCCACCCGACGAACCAATGAACGCCCATTCCCATCTAATGGCAATGACGCTCAGTACGAGCGAGGTAATTCCGATTGTTGGCGCGAAACTTGCCTTGGGAACGTGGCAGTCCGTTTTATTTTTCGATCTAGACGGCCCCCGACGGAGAACCGTTTTGCTACAAATATCGGGCGATTAA